The following coding sequences lie in one Miscanthus floridulus cultivar M001 chromosome 9, ASM1932011v1, whole genome shotgun sequence genomic window:
- the LOC136481300 gene encoding uncharacterized protein — MCPLRVILIFLSATVAGFFLVRGRNADPTDQFDADADGKASPRAPVPLHSKVGSAVKTGFWTMVDMASGQYLWRTFVAQPEKSESDKAR; from the exons ATGTGCCCGCTGCGGGTCATCCTCATCTTCCTCTccgccaccgtcgccggcttcttCCTCGTCCGGGGGCGCAACGCCGACCCCACCGACCAGTTCGACGCGGACGCGGACGGCAAGGCCTCCCCCAGGGCACCCGTGCCCCTCCATTCCAAG GTTGGATCAGCAGTGAAAACCGGATTTTGGACTATGGTGGACATGGCAAGTGGGCAGTACCTCTGGCGCACCTTTGTTGCACAACCGGAAAAATCTGAATCTGATAAGGCCCGGTGA